The Pseudomonas kermanshahensis genome includes a window with the following:
- a CDS encoding SpvB/TcaC N-terminal domain-containing protein codes for MNDMSVTPSGAGGEPVFSPPSLPKGGGTVSAGGGMLSVGSADGAAGWSLPLPLPVGRALSPSLSLAYRSSAGNGAFGAGWQCSPPTVCRLDRLGVPRYTRSDRWQGPDGEEILLDRGAPRTVAGLPFSDTPAAHTVTAWVQRSGGRDQRLEHWQAQESPDSPGFWLQYHADGSITLFGWSASARLAKPGKPAEVACWYAEETVSATGEHVVYTYRSEDQAGCDAHELAMHPQVANTYLVAVHAMNATPSAALLIPQQAFRPDDFMTVMQLDYGERGVDVNTPPAFEVEAPWPVREDCFSYWRWGFDKRVRRLCHEVLLWHRTRMMAGNADPSPQLVSRLHLGYDTSGVASVLVAAQQIAYETDGTPLLLPPVEFELSRPGREHSDWEALPDLDGFSAPHWQMVDLHGEGLPGLLFQDAGAWWYRAPERNSDLGGDAITWGESQVLPGAPRPGTGMLADLEGDGQPQWLVNLPGVRGSFTLTPDGQWCDFIAADAMPSELAHGDAQLVDFSGGGQQDLVMIGPRSVRLSARVRGAGWQPASDIVPGPALPLPGGEHRLVAFADLAGTGLQQLIEVTAEGVTYWPMLGHGRFANPVQMSGFAIEHFNAARVLLGDTDGSGTTDILYVDADRIRVFVSHNGNRFVESHCVPAPEGVVLDASCKLQLVDLRGQGCAELVLTVPHISPRSWAYRFNDRRPWLLAEVCSNTGGRTLFDYRSSAQSWLDEKRVLQGEGKTAISRLPFPVHTLAQVTLVDDISGLRTVSGMRYQSPVWDPVEREFRGFRQLIQTDTLSDAQGTAAERSPPAQIRQWFLSGIEDLDSIAPQGFDGQGSAEADFPLQPVRFTRLEGDCDVPYSPQGAARRWLLCALKGAQVRSETYGLDGTEHAGLPYSITRQRWQVRVYETAHADRPAALVTPVETLAFTTERIVQDPVITQTLVIGQDKYGHVLQQVQVHYPRRVTVSPSPYPALLPAGLLDDARDPQQDMAWLEHARHGVRNLEDGHDYVSGLIEATRTDVLALSAHALPQGGFSVEHLLAPDGPLEGLDAATLSGYQRKQWCDAQGQLTTAPTRQALVAYREIAMLEHATLAALETTLLPHELAQWQANGGYHLIALAEDGKRVYVSRHDLIRHQGAPLFYRQATLRASELLGEQRVDWSPHALQVLKITDAAGLETGFEYDWRFLTPVAMTDANDNQHQVSLDALGRVTQTRFYGTEQGQSAGYSSKAFTLPATVEGILALEGGEVPVATAHRVVTDSWMPLARDSQGRPLATRMGELALRRLLKAKGLPAVDDSESRQPPHIISLQTDRYDGDPAQQLRVNVAHSNGAGRLLQTAVLSAPGDAWVRTAAGSLERDANGAARVQPAARRWAVTGKTEYDNKGQPVRTWLPYYLDDWRPVSDDSDHPGLYADTQLYDAMGRVYRVLTAAGWERRTEYYPWFTVAQDENDTA; via the coding sequence ATGAATGATATGTCTGTCACCCCTTCGGGTGCCGGCGGTGAACCTGTGTTCAGCCCCCCCTCGCTGCCGAAGGGCGGCGGTACGGTTTCGGCGGGCGGAGGCATGCTGTCAGTCGGCAGCGCCGACGGCGCCGCAGGTTGGTCGCTGCCTTTACCATTGCCGGTCGGCCGCGCGTTGTCGCCGTCGTTGAGCCTGGCCTACCGTTCTTCGGCAGGTAATGGCGCCTTCGGTGCTGGCTGGCAGTGTAGCCCGCCCACTGTCTGCCGCCTGGACCGCCTGGGTGTCCCCCGATACACCCGCAGTGACCGTTGGCAGGGCCCAGATGGCGAGGAAATCCTACTCGACCGCGGTGCGCCGCGCACTGTCGCCGGTTTGCCGTTTTCCGATACCCCCGCTGCTCACACGGTAACCGCCTGGGTGCAGCGCAGTGGCGGCCGCGACCAGCGCCTGGAGCATTGGCAAGCGCAAGAAAGCCCCGACTCGCCGGGCTTCTGGCTGCAATACCATGCCGACGGCAGCATCACCTTGTTTGGCTGGTCGGCCTCAGCTCGCCTGGCCAAGCCCGGCAAACCGGCAGAGGTCGCCTGCTGGTATGCCGAAGAGACTGTCAGTGCCACGGGTGAGCATGTGGTCTACACCTACCGCAGCGAAGACCAGGCGGGGTGTGATGCGCACGAACTGGCCATGCACCCGCAGGTTGCCAACACCTACCTGGTTGCCGTCCACGCCATGAATGCAACCCCAAGCGCAGCGCTGCTGATACCGCAGCAGGCCTTTCGCCCAGACGATTTCATGACCGTGATGCAGCTGGATTACGGCGAGCGCGGCGTGGATGTGAACACCCCACCGGCGTTCGAGGTGGAGGCACCCTGGCCGGTGCGCGAGGACTGCTTTTCGTACTGGCGCTGGGGCTTCGATAAACGGGTGCGGCGGCTTTGCCACGAGGTACTGCTGTGGCACCGTACGCGCATGATGGCCGGGAACGCTGACCCAAGCCCGCAACTGGTTTCGCGCTTGCACCTGGGGTATGACACATCGGGCGTCGCCTCGGTGCTGGTCGCCGCGCAACAGATCGCTTACGAAACCGATGGCACGCCGTTGTTGCTGCCGCCGGTGGAATTCGAGCTGAGTCGCCCAGGGCGTGAGCACTCAGACTGGGAGGCATTGCCCGACCTCGATGGTTTCAGTGCACCGCACTGGCAGATGGTAGATCTACACGGTGAGGGGCTGCCGGGTTTGCTGTTCCAGGATGCAGGTGCCTGGTGGTATCGCGCGCCAGAACGCAACAGTGACCTGGGTGGCGATGCCATCACGTGGGGCGAGTCACAGGTATTACCGGGAGCGCCGCGCCCAGGCACAGGAATGCTGGCCGACCTCGAGGGTGACGGTCAGCCACAATGGCTGGTCAACCTGCCGGGTGTTCGCGGCAGCTTCACCCTGACGCCGGATGGGCAATGGTGTGACTTCATTGCCGCCGACGCCATGCCCAGCGAGCTGGCCCATGGGGATGCGCAACTGGTCGACTTCAGCGGTGGCGGGCAGCAGGACCTGGTGATGATCGGGCCACGTAGCGTGCGCTTGTCTGCCAGGGTGCGTGGTGCCGGCTGGCAGCCTGCCAGCGACATCGTGCCAGGCCCCGCGCTGCCATTGCCTGGCGGCGAGCACCGGCTGGTGGCATTCGCCGATCTTGCGGGCACAGGTTTGCAGCAATTGATCGAGGTTACGGCCGAGGGCGTCACCTATTGGCCGATGCTTGGCCACGGTCGTTTTGCCAACCCTGTGCAGATGTCGGGTTTTGCTATCGAACACTTCAACGCCGCGCGGGTATTGCTTGGCGATACCGATGGCAGTGGTACTACCGATATCCTTTATGTAGACGCCGACCGCATCCGGGTATTCGTCAGCCATAACGGCAATCGCTTCGTCGAAAGCCATTGCGTGCCGGCGCCAGAGGGGGTTGTGCTCGATGCCAGCTGCAAGCTGCAACTGGTCGATTTGCGCGGGCAGGGTTGTGCAGAGCTGGTGCTGACTGTGCCACACATCTCTCCACGTAGCTGGGCGTACCGCTTCAACGACCGACGCCCCTGGTTGCTGGCCGAGGTGTGCAGCAACACCGGTGGTCGTACGCTGTTCGACTACCGCAGTTCTGCGCAGAGTTGGCTGGATGAAAAGCGTGTTCTGCAAGGGGAAGGTAAGACGGCGATCAGTCGCTTGCCGTTCCCGGTTCACACCTTGGCCCAGGTGACCCTTGTGGACGACATCAGTGGCCTGCGTACTGTCAGTGGCATGCGCTATCAGAGCCCGGTCTGGGACCCAGTCGAGCGCGAGTTTCGCGGTTTCAGGCAGTTGATCCAGACCGACACCCTGAGCGACGCCCAGGGCACGGCCGCCGAGCGTTCGCCGCCGGCGCAAATACGCCAGTGGTTCCTCAGTGGCATCGAAGACCTGGATAGCATCGCGCCACAGGGCTTTGATGGGCAGGGCAGCGCAGAGGCGGACTTTCCCTTGCAACCGGTGCGCTTCACTCGCCTTGAAGGTGACTGCGATGTGCCCTACTCGCCGCAAGGTGCAGCCCGGCGTTGGCTGCTTTGTGCCTTGAAAGGGGCGCAAGTGCGCAGTGAAACCTACGGCCTTGACGGCACTGAACACGCGGGGCTGCCGTACAGCATCACCCGTCAGCGCTGGCAAGTGCGGGTTTACGAGACCGCGCACGCCGACCGGCCCGCCGCCTTGGTAACGCCAGTAGAGACCCTGGCCTTCACCACCGAGCGCATTGTCCAGGACCCGGTTATCACGCAGACACTGGTGATTGGCCAGGACAAGTACGGCCATGTCCTGCAGCAGGTGCAGGTGCATTACCCGCGCCGGGTTACAGTCTCCCCATCGCCTTATCCAGCCTTGCTGCCAGCCGGTTTGCTGGACGATGCGCGCGACCCTCAGCAGGACATGGCCTGGCTTGAGCACGCGCGTCATGGGGTACGCAACCTGGAGGACGGCCATGATTACGTGTCCGGGCTGATCGAAGCGACCCGTACCGATGTGCTGGCGCTGTCAGCGCACGCGCTGCCACAGGGCGGCTTCAGCGTGGAGCATCTGCTGGCACCCGACGGCCCGTTGGAGGGCCTGGATGCTGCCACGCTGTCGGGCTACCAGCGCAAGCAATGGTGCGATGCCCAGGGGCAACTGACCACGGCGCCAACCCGCCAGGCGCTGGTGGCCTACCGCGAAATCGCCATGCTCGAACACGCCACCCTGGCTGCGCTCGAGACAACGCTGTTGCCGCACGAGCTGGCACAGTGGCAGGCCAATGGCGGCTATCACCTCATCGCCTTGGCCGAGGACGGCAAGCGGGTGTACGTCAGCCGCCACGACTTGATCAGGCACCAGGGTGCGCCACTGTTTTATCGGCAGGCCACGCTGCGTGCCAGCGAGCTGCTTGGCGAGCAGCGTGTTGACTGGAGCCCACACGCCCTGCAAGTGCTGAAGATAACCGACGCCGCTGGCCTGGAAACCGGCTTCGAGTATGACTGGCGTTTCCTCACGCCTGTAGCCATGACCGATGCCAACGACAACCAGCACCAGGTCAGCCTCGATGCCTTGGGGCGAGTGACACAAACCCGCTTTTACGGCACGGAACAGGGCCAGTCGGCCGGCTATAGCAGCAAGGCATTCACGCTGCCGGCAACGGTCGAGGGCATCCTGGCACTCGAAGGAGGCGAGGTACCCGTGGCCACGGCGCACCGGGTAGTGACCGACAGCTGGATGCCCTTGGCACGTGACAGCCAAGGGCGTCCTCTGGCTACCCGCATGGGCGAGCTGGCGCTGCGTCGCCTGCTCAAGGCCAAAGGCCTGCCCGCTGTGGACGACAGCGAAAGCCGCCAGCCGCCACATATCATCAGCCTGCAGACCGACCGCTACGACGGCGACCCTGCGCAGCAGCTGCGCGTAAACGTGGCGCACAGCAATGGCGCCGGCCGCCTGTTGCAGACCGCCGTGCTGAGTGCGCCCGGCGATGCGTGGGTGCGTACCGCCGCAGGCAGCCTCGAGCGCGATGCCAACGGTGCTGCACGCGTGCAGCCCGCAGCGCGGCGCTGGGCGGTGACAGGTAAGACCGAGTACGACAACAAAGGCCAGCCCGTGCGCACCTGGTTGCCGTACTACCTCGATGACTGGCGCCCTGTAAGCGATGACAGCGACCACCCCGGGCTGTATGCCGATACCCAGCTGTATGACGCCATGGGGCGCGTTTACCGCGTCCTCACCGCTGCGGGCTGGGAACGGCGTACCGAGTACTACCCCTGGTTCACGGTAGCGCAGGACGAGAACGACACGGCCTGA